A region from the Sandaracinus amylolyticus genome encodes:
- a CDS encoding polysaccharide lyase 6 family protein, protein MQRWPSVIALSAAIVSACADEPVIDAAPSDAGVLIDARAMLDARVPDDDAGEPPVACDVVASDGETLERAIAAASPGDTVCLAAGTWRDLVLRITQHGAEGAPITIAAERPGETIVTGTSAIGLGGSHLVLRGLVFRGGRSAGGTLLATRSDVSTPCGHCRLTELTIDGVDEGVEESKWVSIYGDHNRVDHSWFAHKTSSDVLLVVWRPDGAEDHHRIDHNYFGDRPPVGEGAETLRVGTSDTHDTPSYTIVEHNLFERTSGEIEIVSNKSGRNVYRHNTFRASIGQLTLRHGDGCVVEGNWFFADGAPGAGGIRVVGGGHRIVNNYVQGVRTSSDVRGGIVLMSWESDAEPTGYQEVVDVLVAHNTIADSEQSLVLGAGSSDRAPRRITLANNLIGGAIGAVVRSELGIEASTWAGNVLHGDALGLDETPGIRFVDPGLARDGEGIWRPDPRGPAIDTAAAIDEPLAIDIEGHRRDGRADVGADELVDAPARLPPLTAADVGPRTYDPRRRD, encoded by the coding sequence GTGCAGCGATGGCCGAGCGTGATCGCGCTGAGCGCGGCGATCGTGAGCGCCTGCGCAGACGAGCCCGTGATCGACGCCGCGCCGAGCGACGCGGGCGTGCTGATCGATGCCCGCGCGATGCTCGACGCGCGCGTGCCCGACGACGACGCCGGTGAGCCCCCGGTCGCGTGCGACGTCGTCGCGTCGGATGGCGAGACGCTCGAGCGCGCGATCGCCGCCGCGTCGCCTGGCGACACGGTCTGCCTCGCCGCGGGCACGTGGCGCGATCTCGTCCTGCGCATCACGCAGCACGGCGCCGAAGGCGCGCCGATCACGATCGCCGCCGAGCGTCCGGGCGAGACCATCGTCACCGGCACGAGCGCGATCGGCCTCGGAGGCAGCCACCTCGTGCTGCGCGGGCTCGTGTTCCGCGGCGGACGCAGCGCGGGCGGCACGCTGCTCGCGACGCGCAGCGACGTCTCGACGCCGTGCGGCCACTGCCGCCTCACCGAGCTCACGATCGACGGCGTCGACGAGGGCGTCGAGGAGTCGAAGTGGGTCTCGATCTACGGTGATCACAACCGCGTCGATCACTCGTGGTTCGCCCACAAGACGAGCTCGGACGTGCTGCTCGTGGTGTGGCGCCCGGACGGCGCCGAGGACCATCACCGCATCGACCACAACTACTTCGGCGATCGCCCGCCGGTCGGCGAAGGCGCCGAGACGCTCCGCGTCGGCACGAGCGACACCCACGACACGCCCTCGTACACGATCGTCGAGCACAACCTCTTCGAGCGCACGAGCGGCGAGATCGAGATCGTCTCGAACAAGTCGGGCCGCAACGTCTATCGCCACAACACGTTCCGCGCGTCGATCGGCCAGCTCACGCTGCGGCACGGCGACGGGTGCGTCGTCGAGGGCAACTGGTTCTTCGCGGACGGTGCGCCGGGCGCGGGCGGGATCCGCGTCGTCGGCGGCGGTCATCGCATCGTGAACAACTACGTGCAGGGCGTGCGCACCTCGAGCGACGTGCGCGGCGGCATCGTGCTGATGAGCTGGGAGAGCGACGCCGAGCCGACGGGCTATCAGGAGGTCGTCGACGTGCTCGTCGCGCACAACACCATCGCCGACAGCGAGCAGAGCCTGGTGCTCGGCGCGGGATCGAGCGACCGCGCGCCGCGTCGCATCACGCTCGCGAACAACCTGATCGGCGGTGCGATCGGCGCCGTCGTCCGGAGCGAGCTCGGCATCGAGGCGTCGACGTGGGCCGGCAACGTGCTCCACGGCGACGCGCTCGGGCTCGACGAGACGCCCGGGATCCGCTTCGTCGATCCCGGGCTCGCGCGCGACGGCGAAGGCATCTGGCGACCCGATCCGCGCGGCCCCGCGATCGACACCGCGGCGGCGATCGACGAGCCGCTCGCGATCGACATCGAGGGACACCGGCGCGACGGTCGCGCCGACGTCGGCGCCGACGAGCTCGTCGACGCTCCCGCGCGCCTCCCTCCGCTCACCGCCGCCGACGTGGGCCCGCGCACCTACGATCCGCGCCGGCGCGACTGA
- a CDS encoding c-type cytochrome: MRRKIVIALASLLALVIVAGAALVVRASQPVSAPYPEVSADRSEAGIARGRVLFEGTCAQCHRAPGATRVAGAPLAEIPAFLGEFHSRNLTRHPTAGIGGFEDREIARLLRYGVTRDGHAVVMPTYGFSDEDLAAVLGFLRSDDPVFEADATETPPSRPSLVGRVLVRAGLPDPATRPARGMRAPPRAPTAEYGRYLAHDVFDCAGCHTPGYDPDKASGDDLLRGGFELVGADGAAVRSPNLTAHASGLAAWTSADLGRALRDGLKPDGTAVRPPMPLFRGLGDDEVEALFVYLRSVPALDGEVPATQPVRTPRPGARAPEQLFVELGCPGCHAPGARYHAQLEQARGEDPEALARWIQHPEALQPGTPMPTYGALLSDADALALARWVSEGAARTQ, translated from the coding sequence ATGCGACGGAAGATCGTCATCGCGCTCGCTTCGCTGCTCGCGCTCGTGATCGTGGCGGGCGCAGCGCTCGTGGTCCGCGCCTCGCAGCCGGTGAGCGCGCCGTACCCCGAGGTGAGCGCGGATCGGAGCGAAGCGGGCATCGCGCGCGGACGCGTGCTCTTCGAGGGCACGTGCGCGCAGTGTCATCGCGCGCCCGGCGCCACGCGCGTCGCGGGCGCGCCGCTCGCGGAGATCCCGGCGTTCCTCGGCGAGTTCCACTCGCGCAACCTCACGCGCCATCCGACCGCGGGCATCGGCGGGTTCGAGGATCGCGAGATCGCGCGCCTGCTTCGCTACGGCGTGACGCGCGACGGGCACGCGGTCGTGATGCCGACGTACGGCTTCTCCGACGAGGATCTCGCCGCGGTCCTCGGGTTCCTGCGCTCCGACGATCCGGTCTTCGAGGCCGACGCGACCGAGACCCCGCCGTCGCGGCCCTCGCTCGTCGGGCGCGTGCTCGTGCGCGCCGGGCTGCCCGATCCCGCGACGCGTCCCGCCCGCGGCATGCGCGCGCCGCCGCGCGCACCGACCGCCGAGTACGGCCGCTACCTCGCGCACGACGTGTTCGACTGCGCGGGCTGCCACACGCCCGGCTACGACCCCGACAAGGCGAGCGGCGACGACCTGCTCCGCGGCGGGTTCGAACTCGTCGGCGCCGACGGCGCGGCGGTGCGCTCGCCGAACCTCACCGCGCACGCGAGCGGGCTCGCGGCGTGGACCTCCGCCGACCTCGGCCGCGCGCTGCGCGACGGCCTGAAGCCCGACGGCACCGCGGTGCGCCCGCCGATGCCGCTCTTCCGCGGCCTCGGCGACGACGAGGTCGAGGCGCTCTTCGTCTATCTGCGCAGCGTCCCCGCGCTCGACGGCGAGGTGCCCGCGACGCAGCCGGTGCGCACGCCGCGTCCCGGTGCGCGCGCGCCCGAGCAGCTCTTCGTCGAGCTCGGCTGCCCCGGGTGCCACGCGCCCGGCGCGCGCTACCACGCGCAGCTCGAGCAGGCGCGAGGCGAAGATCCCGAAGCGCTCGCGCGCTGGATCCAGCACCCCGAGGCGCTCCAGCCCGGCACGCCGATGCCGACGTATGGCGCGCTGCTCTCCGACGCCGATGCGCTCGCGCTCGCGCGCTGGGTGAGCGAGGGCGCTGCGCGCACGCAGTGA
- a CDS encoding AraC family transcriptional regulator, translating to MAVATVVASFTATLVDVAVMLGVPREEALAHAQLTPEILANPDARVPFKQHMAIWDLILARRGIDDLGVRLGGAFTIESLGALGYLMLQCATPRELGRCMERFGSLLCDVFIGRFFEEDGRAVLEQVLAPRFVRLRHPAEWSMSSGLTMLRALIGRDDIPVLDVWFQHPPPPDVSMLTAYFGRTPRFGAPASRLVLPGEILDAPIVNANPRLHGYLERHAESLLKVLPGDDRLADRVQRKLTEMLRHGVPSQSAVARHFGMSERTLQRRLKEEGVVFQTLLEQTRRELAELYLREPRLAVYEVAMLVGYSEPSAFFRAFRRWTGRTPEQYRAALA from the coding sequence ATGGCAGTCGCGACCGTCGTCGCCTCGTTCACCGCGACGCTCGTCGACGTCGCCGTCATGCTGGGCGTGCCTCGCGAAGAAGCGCTCGCGCACGCGCAGCTGACGCCGGAGATCCTCGCGAACCCCGACGCGCGCGTGCCGTTCAAGCAGCACATGGCGATCTGGGATCTGATCCTCGCGCGCCGCGGCATCGACGATCTCGGGGTGCGGCTCGGGGGTGCGTTCACGATCGAGTCGCTCGGCGCGCTCGGCTACCTGATGCTGCAGTGCGCGACGCCGCGCGAGCTCGGGCGCTGCATGGAGCGCTTCGGGAGCCTGCTCTGCGACGTGTTCATCGGGCGCTTCTTCGAGGAGGACGGGCGCGCGGTGCTCGAGCAGGTGCTCGCGCCGCGGTTCGTGCGGCTGCGGCATCCCGCCGAGTGGTCGATGTCGAGCGGGCTCACGATGCTCCGCGCGCTCATCGGGCGCGACGACATCCCGGTGCTCGACGTGTGGTTCCAGCACCCGCCCCCGCCCGACGTCTCGATGCTCACCGCGTACTTCGGACGTACGCCGCGCTTCGGCGCGCCGGCGTCGCGCCTGGTGCTCCCGGGCGAGATCCTCGATGCGCCGATCGTGAACGCGAACCCGCGGCTCCACGGGTACCTCGAGCGCCACGCGGAGTCGCTGCTGAAGGTGCTGCCGGGCGACGATCGTCTCGCCGATCGCGTGCAGCGGAAGCTCACCGAGATGCTGCGGCACGGCGTGCCTTCGCAGTCGGCCGTCGCGCGTCACTTCGGGATGAGCGAGCGGACGCTACAGCGGCGGCTGAAGGAAGAAGGCGTCGTGTTCCAGACGCTGCTCGAGCAGACGCGGCGGGAGCTCGCGGAGCTCTATCTGCGCGAGCCGCGCCTCGCGGTGTACGAGGTCGCGATGCTCGTCGGGTACTCCGAGCCGAGCGCGTTCTTCCGCGCGTTCCGGCGCTGGACCGGGCGCACGCCCGAGCAGTATCGCGCCGCGCTCGCGTGA
- a CDS encoding ATP-binding protein → MGAQGAAIVGRAHELERLREAVLDTSRGRGGVWLLCGEAGIGKSRLAEEASALAAERGVVVVWGRAWEVGGAPVLWPWVQVLRALLATEAGRAAREALGARARLLARGLPELRERDSEIGDAIDPERARFELIDAMGSLVIGVASRAPTMIVLDDLHGADPSSLLLAEYVARHLRSVPLVLVGTYREHEAERTAHASSFARLARDARVLALRRLGEAEVGALLLEGEGTPDPTIVRAVHEASEGNPLFVVELARYWRAQASTSSLVRATTIAIPHGIREVLRERLGALPAPDVAMLEAASVLGRDVRVASLAELLETSVASLGAALRRCAGARVLVELAPGALRFSHVLLREVLYQQVDSERRAVLHARAATCLEQRRDAGAEVGTSEIAFHWAAAAAAGGGARERASAVMSARRAAEEADAQLAFEDVVAWYERALEWTDTGVPASTRVELLLALGSARIRAGDVARGQEACLAAAALARAQGAELFARAALAYGAAFVYATIDVRLIALLDEALAALPADARALRARVMARLAAAQQPAADPWGPIALAREAIALARETGDRRVLLETLRSACSAMMDFAEPSERAALNAEHVALAEALGEPVDAMRGSMRLVIDCYEAGDTVAGRAAIERCERVAERLGHSFYAWPVAAMRAMDATLAGRWDEADRWLDEAKARSERARDPNASRALAVARVARLRTERRDVDALAMLPALEQALTAMPFGRAATHALASAMLARAGRLDEAGARLATADVDEMIALGDVALLSCIGEVALALHDAALATRVAERLRPLEGRFRSWGLFGMTCEGPVAALLGSLAALRGEVDDARGWLERALERAQRAGATPYVDAIRVELVALGAPRSVPARMRRAITMRRDGETWVVEREGAPIRLKDSKGLQWLARLIAEPGRDVHVLELAAPDARDVDRGDAGELLDERAKQAYRARLAALEEERAEAEAWNDVERAARAREEIDALRAEIARGLGLGGRARRAGSAVEKARINVQRRLRDAIERIAVHDAALGRLLERSIRTGTSCRYDPE, encoded by the coding sequence GTGGGGGCCCAGGGCGCGGCGATCGTCGGACGTGCACACGAGCTCGAGCGACTGCGCGAGGCCGTGCTCGACACGTCGCGAGGGCGGGGCGGCGTGTGGCTCCTCTGCGGCGAGGCGGGCATCGGGAAGAGCCGCCTCGCCGAGGAAGCGTCGGCGCTCGCCGCGGAGCGCGGGGTCGTCGTCGTGTGGGGGCGCGCGTGGGAGGTCGGCGGCGCGCCGGTGCTCTGGCCATGGGTGCAGGTGCTGCGCGCGCTGCTCGCGACCGAGGCGGGGAGGGCGGCGCGCGAGGCGCTCGGTGCCCGGGCGCGCCTGCTCGCGCGCGGTCTGCCCGAGCTGCGCGAGCGGGACAGCGAGATCGGCGATGCGATCGATCCCGAGCGCGCGCGCTTCGAGCTGATCGACGCGATGGGCTCGCTCGTGATCGGCGTCGCGTCGCGCGCGCCGACGATGATCGTGCTCGACGATCTGCACGGCGCGGATCCGTCGTCGCTCTTGCTCGCGGAGTACGTCGCGCGGCACCTGCGCAGCGTGCCGCTGGTGCTCGTCGGCACGTATCGCGAGCACGAGGCGGAGCGCACCGCGCACGCGTCGTCGTTCGCACGGCTCGCGCGCGACGCGCGCGTCCTCGCGCTGCGTCGGCTCGGCGAGGCCGAGGTCGGCGCGCTGCTGCTCGAGGGCGAAGGCACGCCCGATCCGACGATCGTGCGCGCGGTGCACGAGGCCTCGGAGGGCAATCCGCTCTTCGTGGTCGAGCTCGCGCGGTACTGGCGCGCGCAGGCGAGCACCTCCTCGCTCGTGCGCGCGACCACGATTGCGATCCCGCACGGCATCCGCGAGGTGCTGCGCGAGCGGCTCGGCGCGCTGCCCGCGCCCGACGTGGCGATGCTCGAAGCGGCGTCGGTGCTGGGGCGTGACGTGCGCGTCGCGTCGCTCGCGGAGCTCTTGGAGACGTCGGTCGCGTCGCTCGGCGCGGCGCTGCGTCGATGCGCGGGCGCGCGTGTGCTCGTCGAGCTCGCGCCCGGCGCGCTGCGCTTCTCGCACGTGCTCTTGCGCGAGGTGCTCTACCAGCAAGTCGATAGCGAGCGCCGCGCGGTGCTGCACGCGCGCGCGGCGACGTGCCTCGAGCAGCGGCGCGACGCGGGCGCCGAGGTCGGCACGAGCGAGATCGCGTTCCATTGGGCCGCTGCCGCGGCGGCCGGCGGCGGGGCGCGCGAGCGTGCGAGCGCGGTGATGAGCGCGCGGCGTGCGGCGGAGGAAGCGGACGCGCAGCTCGCGTTCGAAGACGTGGTGGCTTGGTACGAGCGCGCGCTCGAGTGGACCGACACGGGCGTGCCTGCGAGCACGCGCGTCGAGCTGCTCCTCGCGCTCGGGAGCGCGCGCATCCGCGCGGGAGACGTCGCGCGCGGCCAGGAGGCGTGCCTCGCGGCGGCGGCGCTCGCGCGTGCGCAGGGCGCGGAGCTCTTCGCGCGCGCAGCGCTCGCGTACGGCGCCGCGTTCGTCTACGCGACGATCGACGTGCGCTTGATCGCGCTGCTCGACGAGGCGCTCGCCGCGCTTCCCGCGGACGCACGCGCGCTCCGCGCGAGGGTGATGGCGCGCCTCGCGGCCGCGCAGCAGCCCGCGGCGGATCCGTGGGGACCGATCGCGCTCGCGCGCGAGGCGATCGCGCTCGCACGCGAGACGGGCGATCGACGCGTGCTCCTCGAGACGCTGCGCTCGGCGTGCTCGGCGATGATGGACTTCGCGGAACCGTCGGAGCGCGCGGCGCTCAACGCCGAGCACGTCGCGCTCGCGGAGGCGCTCGGCGAGCCCGTCGACGCGATGCGCGGCTCGATGCGGCTCGTGATCGACTGCTACGAGGCGGGCGACACGGTCGCCGGGCGCGCCGCGATCGAGCGCTGCGAGCGCGTCGCGGAGCGGCTCGGGCACTCGTTCTACGCGTGGCCCGTCGCGGCGATGCGCGCGATGGACGCGACGCTCGCGGGCCGCTGGGACGAGGCGGATCGCTGGCTCGACGAGGCGAAGGCGCGCAGCGAGCGGGCGCGCGATCCCAACGCGTCGCGCGCGCTCGCGGTCGCGCGTGTGGCGCGGCTGCGGACCGAGCGGCGCGACGTCGACGCGCTCGCGATGTTGCCCGCGCTCGAGCAGGCGCTCACCGCGATGCCGTTCGGTCGCGCGGCGACGCACGCGCTCGCGAGCGCGATGCTCGCGCGTGCGGGCCGTCTCGACGAAGCTGGCGCGCGCCTCGCGACGGCGGACGTCGACGAGATGATCGCGCTCGGCGACGTCGCGCTGCTCTCGTGCATCGGCGAGGTCGCGCTCGCCCTCCACGACGCCGCGCTCGCGACGCGCGTCGCGGAGCGTCTGCGCCCGCTGGAGGGTCGCTTCCGCAGCTGGGGCCTCTTCGGGATGACGTGCGAGGGCCCGGTCGCGGCGCTGCTGGGCTCGCTCGCCGCGCTGCGCGGCGAGGTCGACGATGCGCGCGGCTGGCTCGAGCGTGCGCTCGAGCGCGCCCAGCGCGCGGGGGCGACACCGTACGTCGACGCGATCCGCGTCGAGCTCGTGGCGCTCGGTGCGCCGCGCAGTGTGCCCGCGCGCATGCGTCGCGCGATCACGATGCGCCGCGACGGCGAGACCTGGGTCGTCGAGCGCGAGGGCGCGCCGATCCGCCTGAAGGACAGCAAGGGCCTGCAGTGGCTCGCGCGCTTGATCGCGGAGCCGGGGCGCGACGTGCACGTGCTCGAGCTCGCCGCGCCCGACGCGCGCGACGTGGATCGCGGCGACGCCGGCGAGCTGCTCGACGAGCGCGCGAAGCAGGCCTATCGCGCGCGCCTCGCGGCGCTCGAAGAGGAGCGTGCGGAAGCGGAGGCGTGGAACGACGTCGAGCGCGCCGCGCGAGCGCGCGAGGAGATCGACGCGCTGCGCGCCGAGATCGCGCGCGGGCTCGGGCTCGGTGGCCGCGCGCGACGCGCGGGGAGCGCGGTCGAGAAGGCGCGCATCAACGTGCAGCGACGCCTGCGCGACGCCATCGAGCGCATCGCCGTGCACGACGCTGCGCTCGGTCGTCTGCTCGAGCGCTCGATCCGCACCGGCACGTCGTGCCGCTACGATCCCGAGTAG
- a CDS encoding sterol desaturase family protein: protein MDLLTGGLLASLLVLVVLDRVAPARVFPRIRRWRARGLVWLVVSVLLSGALPLLWDPLLAPYRLIDATGLGVAGGTVVGLVALQFCTYWWHRALHRFEPLWRIHQMHHSAERMDVWGAFYLHPLDVAGFAMAGSIGLTLILGVDPLAAAIVNALVTFCSLFQHANLRTPRWLGYVVQRPESHCVHHERGVHAHNYGDIPLWDLVFGTFRNPREWRGATGYWNGASARVGDLLLLRDVTNASSENVVETMEDDALAPTSEPLARTSVV from the coding sequence ATGGATCTGCTCACCGGCGGGCTGCTCGCCTCGCTCCTCGTGCTCGTCGTGCTCGACCGCGTCGCCCCCGCGCGCGTCTTCCCGCGCATCCGCCGGTGGCGCGCCCGCGGGCTCGTGTGGCTCGTCGTCTCGGTCCTGCTCTCGGGTGCCCTCCCGCTGCTGTGGGACCCCCTCCTCGCGCCGTACCGGCTGATCGACGCGACCGGGCTCGGCGTCGCCGGTGGCACCGTCGTCGGGCTCGTCGCGCTCCAGTTCTGCACGTACTGGTGGCACCGCGCGCTGCACCGCTTCGAGCCGCTGTGGCGCATCCACCAGATGCACCACAGCGCCGAGCGCATGGACGTGTGGGGCGCGTTCTACCTGCACCCGCTCGACGTCGCGGGCTTCGCGATGGCGGGCAGCATCGGGCTCACGCTGATCCTCGGCGTCGATCCGCTGGCCGCCGCGATCGTCAACGCGCTCGTCACGTTCTGCAGCCTCTTCCAGCACGCGAACCTCCGCACGCCGCGCTGGCTCGGCTACGTCGTGCAGCGCCCGGAGAGCCACTGCGTGCACCACGAGCGCGGCGTGCACGCGCACAACTACGGCGACATCCCGCTCTGGGATCTCGTGTTCGGCACGTTCCGCAACCCGCGGGAGTGGCGCGGCGCGACGGGCTACTGGAACGGCGCGTCGGCGCGCGTCGGCGACCTGCTGCTGCTGCGCGACGTGACGAACGCGAGCTCCGAGAACGTGGTCGAGACGATGGAGGACGACGCGCTCGCGCCCACCAGCGAGCCGCTGGCGCGCACCTCCGTCGTCTGA
- a CDS encoding serine/threonine protein kinase, translating into MGSPSRFGPYELVGRLGAGGMAETFLAVRRGPGGFEQRVCVKRILPAFEKDAAFVHQFLDEARVSAQLRHANIVQVVDFGVADASHYLALELVEGMDLYRLLRALEERGETMTSGLVVHLANELATALDYAHNLHGHRGAAGGGPVVHRDISPSNVLVSRAGEVKLTDFGIAKAVSKSTMLTTTGTVKGKVPYMAPEYALQGRFDARGDLFALGVLLFEALAGRRPFVGATDLDTLQRISEGRRPGLAELCPSAPKALVDAVERLLAPDPDARFQSAAELIDALVDIAPPPTARRILGDLVRRLEETTRAGAPPSQQPAMAYEPTSAMPGERPQWSGGPQPASGQDPTRTRAPVDGAPTVMTPTPVPPPFGNTGPQYTSTGVGPELAAQLAPGVPAYPPATPPSFSRPADASARVTPAELTRPSGATPMPVESLRELPRQRSLMPLVGGVAAIALVALGAGLAILLTRTEQPPPPVVVVDPASPADAGFARAPEDAGPPPIDAYVAPRVEVTTPHDRGARPTPSRPRDAGTTTPVVIPPPPPPPPPPPPPPPPVDERPGSLDIVVMPFGEVWIDGDYVGSSPVRRSLPAGTHLIEAGPSRSERTMRRSVEIAPGQRREIVMR; encoded by the coding sequence GTGGGGAGCCCTTCGAGATTCGGGCCCTACGAGCTCGTCGGCCGACTCGGCGCGGGAGGGATGGCCGAGACCTTCCTCGCGGTGCGGCGCGGGCCCGGAGGGTTCGAGCAGCGCGTCTGCGTGAAGCGGATCCTGCCGGCGTTCGAGAAGGACGCGGCGTTCGTCCACCAGTTCCTCGACGAGGCGCGTGTCTCGGCGCAGCTGCGCCACGCGAACATCGTGCAGGTCGTCGACTTCGGCGTGGCCGACGCGTCGCACTACCTCGCGCTCGAGCTGGTCGAAGGCATGGATCTGTACCGTCTCCTGCGCGCGCTCGAAGAGCGCGGCGAGACGATGACGTCCGGGCTCGTCGTGCACCTGGCGAACGAGCTCGCGACCGCGCTCGACTACGCGCACAACCTCCACGGGCACCGCGGCGCGGCGGGCGGCGGGCCCGTCGTGCACCGCGACATCTCGCCGTCGAACGTGCTGGTGAGCCGCGCGGGCGAGGTGAAGCTGACGGACTTCGGCATCGCGAAGGCGGTGTCGAAGTCGACGATGCTGACGACCACCGGGACCGTGAAGGGCAAGGTCCCGTACATGGCGCCCGAGTACGCGCTGCAGGGGCGCTTCGACGCGCGCGGCGATCTCTTCGCGCTCGGCGTGCTGCTGTTCGAGGCGCTCGCCGGGCGCCGGCCCTTCGTGGGCGCGACCGATCTCGACACGCTGCAGCGCATCAGCGAGGGGCGTCGCCCCGGGCTGGCGGAGCTGTGCCCGAGCGCGCCGAAGGCGCTGGTCGACGCCGTCGAGCGGCTGCTCGCGCCCGATCCCGACGCGCGCTTCCAGAGCGCGGCGGAGCTGATCGACGCGCTGGTCGACATCGCGCCGCCGCCCACGGCGCGCCGCATCCTGGGCGACCTCGTGCGCCGGCTCGAGGAGACGACGCGCGCGGGCGCGCCGCCGAGCCAGCAGCCCGCGATGGCGTACGAGCCGACGAGCGCGATGCCAGGCGAGCGCCCGCAGTGGAGCGGAGGTCCGCAGCCCGCGTCGGGACAGGACCCGACGCGCACGCGCGCCCCGGTCGACGGCGCGCCGACGGTGATGACGCCGACGCCGGTGCCGCCGCCCTTCGGCAACACGGGCCCGCAGTACACGTCGACGGGCGTGGGGCCCGAGCTCGCTGCCCAGCTCGCCCCAGGCGTCCCCGCGTATCCGCCGGCCACGCCGCCTTCGTTCTCGCGCCCCGCCGATGCGAGCGCGCGCGTCACGCCGGCGGAGCTCACGCGGCCGAGCGGCGCGACGCCGATGCCGGTCGAGTCGCTGCGCGAGCTCCCGCGACAGCGCTCGCTGATGCCGCTCGTCGGCGGAGTCGCGGCGATCGCGCTCGTGGCGCTGGGAGCAGGGCTCGCGATCCTGCTGACGCGCACCGAGCAGCCCCCGCCGCCGGTCGTGGTCGTCGATCCGGCGAGCCCCGCCGACGCCGGCTTCGCGCGCGCGCCCGAAGACGCGGGACCGCCGCCGATCGACGCGTACGTCGCGCCTCGGGTGGAGGTCACGACGCCGCATGATCGCGGCGCCCGTCCGACGCCGTCGCGCCCGCGTGACGCGGGCACGACGACGCCGGTCGTGATCCCGCCTCCGCCACCGCCACCGCCACCGCCTCCCCCTCCGCCGCCGCCGGTCGACGAGCGTCCCGGCTCGCTCGACATCGTCGTGATGCCCTTCGGCGAGGTGTGGATCGACGGCGACTACGTCGGCTCCTCGCCCGTGCGTCGCTCGCTCCCCGCGGGCACGCACCTGATCGAGGCGGGCCCCTCGCGGTCCGAGCGCACGATGCGACGCAGCGTGGAGATCGCGCCGGGCCAGCGCCGCGAGATCGTGATGCGCTGA